The Sesamum indicum cultivar Zhongzhi No. 13 linkage group LG1, S_indicum_v1.0, whole genome shotgun sequence genome includes a window with the following:
- the LOC105168706 gene encoding AP2-associated protein kinase 1 isoform X2: MWRFKPFMQKEQTGLEGRFIDIGNFKVQIRNAIAEGGFSCVYSARDAVHGSKQYALKHIICNDEESQELVMKEISVMKTLKGHPNVVTLHAHAIFDMGRTKEAFLLMEYCEKSLVNVLESRGAGFFDEKQVLTIFRDACNAVFAMHCQTPPIAHRDLKAENLLLGSDGLWKLCDFGSISTNHKRFEKPEEMGIEEDNIRKHTTPAYRAPEMWDLFRRELINEKVDIWALGCLLFRICYFKSAFDGESKLQILNGNYRIPDLPKYNTLLTDLIRDMLQSSPDDRPDITQVWFRVNDLLPEGLQKSLPDRPPEMLQHGTDVLAGMPKPANKSSPMPRRSPPPPPSSEAPRNVSSTSNNSRSGESTGPLGAFWSTQHAKGSEIREDKARPKHDEDVTDHKSSGTEKIRPDRHPVSHITPQKEHNFQSPLVQKSPQGRSVNRAGELPTKDLNLFPDSLDRNTERLKQSKPEVTPTFQNDAYNAFVAEFNTPTQSPSNNRRKAEKEEMLEAEVEKLKEQLAHVSAEKAEITSKYEKLTAICRSQRQEIQDLKQALAARTPSPSREPSRNLASSGSQTSSTPQKEKIEGTVWELQQGFFDRGSPSPDTQQWQAFTDDPKPQTMPTNNASRSAQTRNGQQSNQAAELSSGASTWGFGTDSFKVSATPKINLPVGEFNNSQRFGESKSTESKLESQPAGWAGF; encoded by the exons ATGTGGAGATTTAAACCCTTTATGCAAAAAGAGCAAACCGGGCTTGAAGGCCGCTTCATTGACATTGGCAATTTCAAAGTTCAGATTCGAAATGCCATTGCAGAGGGTGGATTCTCATGTGTTTACTCAGCTCGAGATGCAGTACATGGATCCAAGCAGTATGCATTAAAGCACATCATATGTAATGATGAAGAGTCACAAGAGCTGGTGATGAAGGAAATTTCAGTTATGAAAACACTCAAAGGGCATCCTAATGTTGTCACTCTTCATGCCCATGCTATCTTTGATATGGGCCGTACAAAAGAGGCTTTCCTTCTCATGGAATATTGTGAGAAGTCCCTGGTTAATGTGCTGGAGAGCAGGGGAGCTGGGTTCTTTGATGAGAAGCAGGTCCTAACAATTTTTAGGGATGCATGCAATGCTGTATTTGCAATGCACTGCCAGACTCCGCCTATTGCTCACCG TGATTTGAAGGCTGAGAATCTTTTGCTGGGGTCTGATGGCTTGTGGAAGTTATGTGATTTTGGTAGCATTTCTACCAACCATAAACGCTTTGAGAAACCTGAAGAAATGGGAATTGAGGAAGACAATATACGGAAACACACAACACCTGCCTATAGGGCCCCTGAG ATGTGGGATCTATTTCGGAGAGAACTTATAAACGAGAAGGTAGATATATGG GCACTTGGTTGTCTCCTTTTCCGCATATGTTACTTCAAGTCGGCATTTGATGGTGAATCAaagcttcaaattttaaatggcAACTATCGCATCCCAGATTTACCCAAATACAATACATTGCTGACAGACCTTATCAGAGATATGCTTCAATCTTCCCCAGATGACAGACCAGATATCACGCAG GTGTGGTTTCGTGTTAATGATCTTCTACCAGAGGGGTTGCAGAAGTCATTACCTGATAGACCTCCAGAAATGCTGCAACATGGTACGGATGTGCTTGCAG GCATGCCAAAGCCTGCAAACAAGTCTAGTCCAATGCCTCGTAGAAGTCCACCTCCTCCTCCCTCATCCGAGGCACCTCGAAATGTGTCATCAACCTCGAATAATTCGAGATCAGGCGAAAGTACTGGTCCCTTGGGTGCTTTCTGGAGTACTCAGCACGCAAAAGGTTCAGAAATCAGGGAGGACAAGGCCAGGCCAAAACATGACGAAGACGTGACTGATCATAAATCATCTGGAACTGAGAAGATACGTCCTGACAGGCATCCAGTTTCTCATATAACACCACAAAAGGAGCACAATTTTCAATCTCCTCTTGTCCAGAAGAGTCCACAAGGTAGATCAGTCAATAGGGCGGGTGAGTTGCCAACTAAGGATTTAAATCTGTTTCCAGATAGTTTGGACCGTAATACTGAAAGATTAAAACAATCAAAACCAGAGGTCACACCTACCTTTCAAAATGACGCATATAATGCTTTTGTTGCTGAATTCAATACTCCTACACAAAGTCCCAGCAATAACCGTCGGAAAGCAGAGAAGGAAGAGATGTTAGAAGCTGAGGTAGAAAAGCTCAAGGAACAGCTTGCACATGTCAGTGCAGAGAAGGCCGAAATAACCTCCAAATATGAAAAACTCACAGCAATTTGCAGGTCACAGAGACAAGAGATACAAGACCTTAAGCAAGCTCTAGCTGCAAGAACTCCATCACCGAGTAGGGAGCCCTCGAGAAACTTAGCTTCTTCTGGAAGCCAAACATCTTCCACTCCGCAG AAAGAGAAGATTGAAGGAACAGTCTGGGAACTCCAACAGGGTTTCTTTGACCGAGGTTCTCCGAGTCCAGATACTCAACAGTGGCAAGCCTTCACTGATGATCCCAAGCCACAAACCATGCCAACAAACAATGCTTCTAGATCTGCTCAAACAAGGAATGGTCAGCAAAGTAATCAGGCTGCTGAACTATCTTCAGGTGCCAGTACTTGGGGGTTTGGAACTGATAGTTTTAAGGTGTCTGCTACCCCTAAGATAAATCTACCTGTTGGCGAATTCAATAATTCTCAGCGCTTTGGTGAATCAAAGAGCACAGAAAGTAAGTTGGAATCACAACCTGCTGGATGGGCTGGTTTCTAG
- the LOC105168706 gene encoding AP2-associated protein kinase 1 isoform X3: MWRFKPFMQKEQTGLEGRFIDIGNFKVQIRNAIAEGGFSCVYSARDAVHGSKQYALKHIICNDEESQELVMKEISVMKTLKGHPNVVTLHAHAIFDMGRTKEAFLLMEYCEKSLVNVLESRGAGFFDEKQVLTIFRDACNAVFAMHCQTPPIAHRDLKAENLLLGSDGLWKLCDFGSISTNHKRFEKPEEMGIEEDNIRKHTTPAYRAPEMWDLFRRELINEKVDIWALGCLLFRICYFKSAFDGESKLQILNGNYRIPDLPKYNTLLTDLIRDMLQSSPDDRPDITQVWFRVNDLLPEGLQKSLPDRPPEMLQHGMPKPANKSSPMPRRSPPPPPSSEAPRNVSSTSNNSRSGESTGPLGAFWSTQHAKGSEIREDKARPKHDEDVTDHKSSGTEKIRPDRHPVSHITPQKEHNFQSPLVQKSPQGRSVNRAGELPTKDLNLFPDSLDRNTERLKQSKPEVTPTFQNDAYNAFVAEFNTPTQSPSNNRRKAEKEEMLEAEVEKLKEQLAHVSAEKAEITSKYEKLTAICRSQRQEIQDLKQALAARTPSPSREPSRNLASSGSQTSSTPQQKEKIEGTVWELQQGFFDRGSPSPDTQQWQAFTDDPKPQTMPTNNASRSAQTRNGQQSNQAAELSSGASTWGFGTDSFKVSATPKINLPVGEFNNSQRFGESKSTESKLESQPAGWAGF, translated from the exons ATGTGGAGATTTAAACCCTTTATGCAAAAAGAGCAAACCGGGCTTGAAGGCCGCTTCATTGACATTGGCAATTTCAAAGTTCAGATTCGAAATGCCATTGCAGAGGGTGGATTCTCATGTGTTTACTCAGCTCGAGATGCAGTACATGGATCCAAGCAGTATGCATTAAAGCACATCATATGTAATGATGAAGAGTCACAAGAGCTGGTGATGAAGGAAATTTCAGTTATGAAAACACTCAAAGGGCATCCTAATGTTGTCACTCTTCATGCCCATGCTATCTTTGATATGGGCCGTACAAAAGAGGCTTTCCTTCTCATGGAATATTGTGAGAAGTCCCTGGTTAATGTGCTGGAGAGCAGGGGAGCTGGGTTCTTTGATGAGAAGCAGGTCCTAACAATTTTTAGGGATGCATGCAATGCTGTATTTGCAATGCACTGCCAGACTCCGCCTATTGCTCACCG TGATTTGAAGGCTGAGAATCTTTTGCTGGGGTCTGATGGCTTGTGGAAGTTATGTGATTTTGGTAGCATTTCTACCAACCATAAACGCTTTGAGAAACCTGAAGAAATGGGAATTGAGGAAGACAATATACGGAAACACACAACACCTGCCTATAGGGCCCCTGAG ATGTGGGATCTATTTCGGAGAGAACTTATAAACGAGAAGGTAGATATATGG GCACTTGGTTGTCTCCTTTTCCGCATATGTTACTTCAAGTCGGCATTTGATGGTGAATCAaagcttcaaattttaaatggcAACTATCGCATCCCAGATTTACCCAAATACAATACATTGCTGACAGACCTTATCAGAGATATGCTTCAATCTTCCCCAGATGACAGACCAGATATCACGCAG GTGTGGTTTCGTGTTAATGATCTTCTACCAGAGGGGTTGCAGAAGTCATTACCTGATAGACCTCCAGAAATGCTGCAACATG GCATGCCAAAGCCTGCAAACAAGTCTAGTCCAATGCCTCGTAGAAGTCCACCTCCTCCTCCCTCATCCGAGGCACCTCGAAATGTGTCATCAACCTCGAATAATTCGAGATCAGGCGAAAGTACTGGTCCCTTGGGTGCTTTCTGGAGTACTCAGCACGCAAAAGGTTCAGAAATCAGGGAGGACAAGGCCAGGCCAAAACATGACGAAGACGTGACTGATCATAAATCATCTGGAACTGAGAAGATACGTCCTGACAGGCATCCAGTTTCTCATATAACACCACAAAAGGAGCACAATTTTCAATCTCCTCTTGTCCAGAAGAGTCCACAAGGTAGATCAGTCAATAGGGCGGGTGAGTTGCCAACTAAGGATTTAAATCTGTTTCCAGATAGTTTGGACCGTAATACTGAAAGATTAAAACAATCAAAACCAGAGGTCACACCTACCTTTCAAAATGACGCATATAATGCTTTTGTTGCTGAATTCAATACTCCTACACAAAGTCCCAGCAATAACCGTCGGAAAGCAGAGAAGGAAGAGATGTTAGAAGCTGAGGTAGAAAAGCTCAAGGAACAGCTTGCACATGTCAGTGCAGAGAAGGCCGAAATAACCTCCAAATATGAAAAACTCACAGCAATTTGCAGGTCACAGAGACAAGAGATACAAGACCTTAAGCAAGCTCTAGCTGCAAGAACTCCATCACCGAGTAGGGAGCCCTCGAGAAACTTAGCTTCTTCTGGAAGCCAAACATCTTCCACTCCGCAG CAGAAAGAGAAGATTGAAGGAACAGTCTGGGAACTCCAACAGGGTTTCTTTGACCGAGGTTCTCCGAGTCCAGATACTCAACAGTGGCAAGCCTTCACTGATGATCCCAAGCCACAAACCATGCCAACAAACAATGCTTCTAGATCTGCTCAAACAAGGAATGGTCAGCAAAGTAATCAGGCTGCTGAACTATCTTCAGGTGCCAGTACTTGGGGGTTTGGAACTGATAGTTTTAAGGTGTCTGCTACCCCTAAGATAAATCTACCTGTTGGCGAATTCAATAATTCTCAGCGCTTTGGTGAATCAAAGAGCACAGAAAGTAAGTTGGAATCACAACCTGCTGGATGGGCTGGTTTCTAG
- the LOC105168706 gene encoding AP2-associated protein kinase 1 isoform X1, producing the protein MWRFKPFMQKEQTGLEGRFIDIGNFKVQIRNAIAEGGFSCVYSARDAVHGSKQYALKHIICNDEESQELVMKEISVMKTLKGHPNVVTLHAHAIFDMGRTKEAFLLMEYCEKSLVNVLESRGAGFFDEKQVLTIFRDACNAVFAMHCQTPPIAHRDLKAENLLLGSDGLWKLCDFGSISTNHKRFEKPEEMGIEEDNIRKHTTPAYRAPEMWDLFRRELINEKVDIWALGCLLFRICYFKSAFDGESKLQILNGNYRIPDLPKYNTLLTDLIRDMLQSSPDDRPDITQVWFRVNDLLPEGLQKSLPDRPPEMLQHGTDVLAGMPKPANKSSPMPRRSPPPPPSSEAPRNVSSTSNNSRSGESTGPLGAFWSTQHAKGSEIREDKARPKHDEDVTDHKSSGTEKIRPDRHPVSHITPQKEHNFQSPLVQKSPQGRSVNRAGELPTKDLNLFPDSLDRNTERLKQSKPEVTPTFQNDAYNAFVAEFNTPTQSPSNNRRKAEKEEMLEAEVEKLKEQLAHVSAEKAEITSKYEKLTAICRSQRQEIQDLKQALAARTPSPSREPSRNLASSGSQTSSTPQQKEKIEGTVWELQQGFFDRGSPSPDTQQWQAFTDDPKPQTMPTNNASRSAQTRNGQQSNQAAELSSGASTWGFGTDSFKVSATPKINLPVGEFNNSQRFGESKSTESKLESQPAGWAGF; encoded by the exons ATGTGGAGATTTAAACCCTTTATGCAAAAAGAGCAAACCGGGCTTGAAGGCCGCTTCATTGACATTGGCAATTTCAAAGTTCAGATTCGAAATGCCATTGCAGAGGGTGGATTCTCATGTGTTTACTCAGCTCGAGATGCAGTACATGGATCCAAGCAGTATGCATTAAAGCACATCATATGTAATGATGAAGAGTCACAAGAGCTGGTGATGAAGGAAATTTCAGTTATGAAAACACTCAAAGGGCATCCTAATGTTGTCACTCTTCATGCCCATGCTATCTTTGATATGGGCCGTACAAAAGAGGCTTTCCTTCTCATGGAATATTGTGAGAAGTCCCTGGTTAATGTGCTGGAGAGCAGGGGAGCTGGGTTCTTTGATGAGAAGCAGGTCCTAACAATTTTTAGGGATGCATGCAATGCTGTATTTGCAATGCACTGCCAGACTCCGCCTATTGCTCACCG TGATTTGAAGGCTGAGAATCTTTTGCTGGGGTCTGATGGCTTGTGGAAGTTATGTGATTTTGGTAGCATTTCTACCAACCATAAACGCTTTGAGAAACCTGAAGAAATGGGAATTGAGGAAGACAATATACGGAAACACACAACACCTGCCTATAGGGCCCCTGAG ATGTGGGATCTATTTCGGAGAGAACTTATAAACGAGAAGGTAGATATATGG GCACTTGGTTGTCTCCTTTTCCGCATATGTTACTTCAAGTCGGCATTTGATGGTGAATCAaagcttcaaattttaaatggcAACTATCGCATCCCAGATTTACCCAAATACAATACATTGCTGACAGACCTTATCAGAGATATGCTTCAATCTTCCCCAGATGACAGACCAGATATCACGCAG GTGTGGTTTCGTGTTAATGATCTTCTACCAGAGGGGTTGCAGAAGTCATTACCTGATAGACCTCCAGAAATGCTGCAACATGGTACGGATGTGCTTGCAG GCATGCCAAAGCCTGCAAACAAGTCTAGTCCAATGCCTCGTAGAAGTCCACCTCCTCCTCCCTCATCCGAGGCACCTCGAAATGTGTCATCAACCTCGAATAATTCGAGATCAGGCGAAAGTACTGGTCCCTTGGGTGCTTTCTGGAGTACTCAGCACGCAAAAGGTTCAGAAATCAGGGAGGACAAGGCCAGGCCAAAACATGACGAAGACGTGACTGATCATAAATCATCTGGAACTGAGAAGATACGTCCTGACAGGCATCCAGTTTCTCATATAACACCACAAAAGGAGCACAATTTTCAATCTCCTCTTGTCCAGAAGAGTCCACAAGGTAGATCAGTCAATAGGGCGGGTGAGTTGCCAACTAAGGATTTAAATCTGTTTCCAGATAGTTTGGACCGTAATACTGAAAGATTAAAACAATCAAAACCAGAGGTCACACCTACCTTTCAAAATGACGCATATAATGCTTTTGTTGCTGAATTCAATACTCCTACACAAAGTCCCAGCAATAACCGTCGGAAAGCAGAGAAGGAAGAGATGTTAGAAGCTGAGGTAGAAAAGCTCAAGGAACAGCTTGCACATGTCAGTGCAGAGAAGGCCGAAATAACCTCCAAATATGAAAAACTCACAGCAATTTGCAGGTCACAGAGACAAGAGATACAAGACCTTAAGCAAGCTCTAGCTGCAAGAACTCCATCACCGAGTAGGGAGCCCTCGAGAAACTTAGCTTCTTCTGGAAGCCAAACATCTTCCACTCCGCAG CAGAAAGAGAAGATTGAAGGAACAGTCTGGGAACTCCAACAGGGTTTCTTTGACCGAGGTTCTCCGAGTCCAGATACTCAACAGTGGCAAGCCTTCACTGATGATCCCAAGCCACAAACCATGCCAACAAACAATGCTTCTAGATCTGCTCAAACAAGGAATGGTCAGCAAAGTAATCAGGCTGCTGAACTATCTTCAGGTGCCAGTACTTGGGGGTTTGGAACTGATAGTTTTAAGGTGTCTGCTACCCCTAAGATAAATCTACCTGTTGGCGAATTCAATAATTCTCAGCGCTTTGGTGAATCAAAGAGCACAGAAAGTAAGTTGGAATCACAACCTGCTGGATGGGCTGGTTTCTAG
- the LOC105168706 gene encoding probable serine/threonine-protein kinase DDB_G0280111 isoform X4, producing the protein MWRFKPFMQKEQTGLEGRFIDIGNFKVQIRNAIAEGGFSCVYSARDAVHGSKQYALKHIICNDEESQELVMKEISVMKTLKGHPNVVTLHAHAIFDMGRTKEAFLLMEYCEKSLVNVLESRGAGFFDEKQVLTIFRDACNAVFAMHCQTPPIAHRDLKAENLLLGSDGLWKLCDFGSISTNHKRFEKPEEMGIEEDNIRKHTTPAYRAPEMWDLFRRELINEKVDIWALGCLLFRICYFKSAFDGESKLQILNGNYRIPDLPKYNTLLTDLIRDMLQSSPDDRPDITQVWFRVNDLLPEGLQKSLPDRPPEMLQHGTDVLAGMPKPANKSSPMPRRSPPPPPSSEAPRNVSSTSNNSRSGESTGPLGAFWSTQHAKGSEIREDKARPKHDEDVTDHKSSGTEKIRPDRHPVSHITPQKEHNFQSPLVQKSPQGRSVNRAEVTPTFQNDAYNAFVAEFNTPTQSPSNNRRKAEKEEMLEAEVEKLKEQLAHVSAEKAEITSKYEKLTAICRSQRQEIQDLKQALAARTPSPSREPSRNLASSGSQTSSTPQQKEKIEGTVWELQQGFFDRGSPSPDTQQWQAFTDDPKPQTMPTNNASRSAQTRNGQQSNQAAELSSGASTWGFGTDSFKVSATPKINLPVGEFNNSQRFGESKSTESKLESQPAGWAGF; encoded by the exons ATGTGGAGATTTAAACCCTTTATGCAAAAAGAGCAAACCGGGCTTGAAGGCCGCTTCATTGACATTGGCAATTTCAAAGTTCAGATTCGAAATGCCATTGCAGAGGGTGGATTCTCATGTGTTTACTCAGCTCGAGATGCAGTACATGGATCCAAGCAGTATGCATTAAAGCACATCATATGTAATGATGAAGAGTCACAAGAGCTGGTGATGAAGGAAATTTCAGTTATGAAAACACTCAAAGGGCATCCTAATGTTGTCACTCTTCATGCCCATGCTATCTTTGATATGGGCCGTACAAAAGAGGCTTTCCTTCTCATGGAATATTGTGAGAAGTCCCTGGTTAATGTGCTGGAGAGCAGGGGAGCTGGGTTCTTTGATGAGAAGCAGGTCCTAACAATTTTTAGGGATGCATGCAATGCTGTATTTGCAATGCACTGCCAGACTCCGCCTATTGCTCACCG TGATTTGAAGGCTGAGAATCTTTTGCTGGGGTCTGATGGCTTGTGGAAGTTATGTGATTTTGGTAGCATTTCTACCAACCATAAACGCTTTGAGAAACCTGAAGAAATGGGAATTGAGGAAGACAATATACGGAAACACACAACACCTGCCTATAGGGCCCCTGAG ATGTGGGATCTATTTCGGAGAGAACTTATAAACGAGAAGGTAGATATATGG GCACTTGGTTGTCTCCTTTTCCGCATATGTTACTTCAAGTCGGCATTTGATGGTGAATCAaagcttcaaattttaaatggcAACTATCGCATCCCAGATTTACCCAAATACAATACATTGCTGACAGACCTTATCAGAGATATGCTTCAATCTTCCCCAGATGACAGACCAGATATCACGCAG GTGTGGTTTCGTGTTAATGATCTTCTACCAGAGGGGTTGCAGAAGTCATTACCTGATAGACCTCCAGAAATGCTGCAACATGGTACGGATGTGCTTGCAG GCATGCCAAAGCCTGCAAACAAGTCTAGTCCAATGCCTCGTAGAAGTCCACCTCCTCCTCCCTCATCCGAGGCACCTCGAAATGTGTCATCAACCTCGAATAATTCGAGATCAGGCGAAAGTACTGGTCCCTTGGGTGCTTTCTGGAGTACTCAGCACGCAAAAGGTTCAGAAATCAGGGAGGACAAGGCCAGGCCAAAACATGACGAAGACGTGACTGATCATAAATCATCTGGAACTGAGAAGATACGTCCTGACAGGCATCCAGTTTCTCATATAACACCACAAAAGGAGCACAATTTTCAATCTCCTCTTGTCCAGAAGAGTCCACAAGGTAGATCAGTCAATAGGGCGG AGGTCACACCTACCTTTCAAAATGACGCATATAATGCTTTTGTTGCTGAATTCAATACTCCTACACAAAGTCCCAGCAATAACCGTCGGAAAGCAGAGAAGGAAGAGATGTTAGAAGCTGAGGTAGAAAAGCTCAAGGAACAGCTTGCACATGTCAGTGCAGAGAAGGCCGAAATAACCTCCAAATATGAAAAACTCACAGCAATTTGCAGGTCACAGAGACAAGAGATACAAGACCTTAAGCAAGCTCTAGCTGCAAGAACTCCATCACCGAGTAGGGAGCCCTCGAGAAACTTAGCTTCTTCTGGAAGCCAAACATCTTCCACTCCGCAG CAGAAAGAGAAGATTGAAGGAACAGTCTGGGAACTCCAACAGGGTTTCTTTGACCGAGGTTCTCCGAGTCCAGATACTCAACAGTGGCAAGCCTTCACTGATGATCCCAAGCCACAAACCATGCCAACAAACAATGCTTCTAGATCTGCTCAAACAAGGAATGGTCAGCAAAGTAATCAGGCTGCTGAACTATCTTCAGGTGCCAGTACTTGGGGGTTTGGAACTGATAGTTTTAAGGTGTCTGCTACCCCTAAGATAAATCTACCTGTTGGCGAATTCAATAATTCTCAGCGCTTTGGTGAATCAAAGAGCACAGAAAGTAAGTTGGAATCACAACCTGCTGGATGGGCTGGTTTCTAG
- the LOC105168706 gene encoding AP2-associated protein kinase 1 isoform X5, with the protein MKEISVMKTLKGHPNVVTLHAHAIFDMGRTKEAFLLMEYCEKSLVNVLESRGAGFFDEKQVLTIFRDACNAVFAMHCQTPPIAHRDLKAENLLLGSDGLWKLCDFGSISTNHKRFEKPEEMGIEEDNIRKHTTPAYRAPEMWDLFRRELINEKVDIWALGCLLFRICYFKSAFDGESKLQILNGNYRIPDLPKYNTLLTDLIRDMLQSSPDDRPDITQVWFRVNDLLPEGLQKSLPDRPPEMLQHGTDVLAGMPKPANKSSPMPRRSPPPPPSSEAPRNVSSTSNNSRSGESTGPLGAFWSTQHAKGSEIREDKARPKHDEDVTDHKSSGTEKIRPDRHPVSHITPQKEHNFQSPLVQKSPQGRSVNRAGELPTKDLNLFPDSLDRNTERLKQSKPEVTPTFQNDAYNAFVAEFNTPTQSPSNNRRKAEKEEMLEAEVEKLKEQLAHVSAEKAEITSKYEKLTAICRSQRQEIQDLKQALAARTPSPSREPSRNLASSGSQTSSTPQQKEKIEGTVWELQQGFFDRGSPSPDTQQWQAFTDDPKPQTMPTNNASRSAQTRNGQQSNQAAELSSGASTWGFGTDSFKVSATPKINLPVGEFNNSQRFGESKSTESKLESQPAGWAGF; encoded by the exons ATGAAGGAAATTTCAGTTATGAAAACACTCAAAGGGCATCCTAATGTTGTCACTCTTCATGCCCATGCTATCTTTGATATGGGCCGTACAAAAGAGGCTTTCCTTCTCATGGAATATTGTGAGAAGTCCCTGGTTAATGTGCTGGAGAGCAGGGGAGCTGGGTTCTTTGATGAGAAGCAGGTCCTAACAATTTTTAGGGATGCATGCAATGCTGTATTTGCAATGCACTGCCAGACTCCGCCTATTGCTCACCG TGATTTGAAGGCTGAGAATCTTTTGCTGGGGTCTGATGGCTTGTGGAAGTTATGTGATTTTGGTAGCATTTCTACCAACCATAAACGCTTTGAGAAACCTGAAGAAATGGGAATTGAGGAAGACAATATACGGAAACACACAACACCTGCCTATAGGGCCCCTGAG ATGTGGGATCTATTTCGGAGAGAACTTATAAACGAGAAGGTAGATATATGG GCACTTGGTTGTCTCCTTTTCCGCATATGTTACTTCAAGTCGGCATTTGATGGTGAATCAaagcttcaaattttaaatggcAACTATCGCATCCCAGATTTACCCAAATACAATACATTGCTGACAGACCTTATCAGAGATATGCTTCAATCTTCCCCAGATGACAGACCAGATATCACGCAG GTGTGGTTTCGTGTTAATGATCTTCTACCAGAGGGGTTGCAGAAGTCATTACCTGATAGACCTCCAGAAATGCTGCAACATGGTACGGATGTGCTTGCAG GCATGCCAAAGCCTGCAAACAAGTCTAGTCCAATGCCTCGTAGAAGTCCACCTCCTCCTCCCTCATCCGAGGCACCTCGAAATGTGTCATCAACCTCGAATAATTCGAGATCAGGCGAAAGTACTGGTCCCTTGGGTGCTTTCTGGAGTACTCAGCACGCAAAAGGTTCAGAAATCAGGGAGGACAAGGCCAGGCCAAAACATGACGAAGACGTGACTGATCATAAATCATCTGGAACTGAGAAGATACGTCCTGACAGGCATCCAGTTTCTCATATAACACCACAAAAGGAGCACAATTTTCAATCTCCTCTTGTCCAGAAGAGTCCACAAGGTAGATCAGTCAATAGGGCGGGTGAGTTGCCAACTAAGGATTTAAATCTGTTTCCAGATAGTTTGGACCGTAATACTGAAAGATTAAAACAATCAAAACCAGAGGTCACACCTACCTTTCAAAATGACGCATATAATGCTTTTGTTGCTGAATTCAATACTCCTACACAAAGTCCCAGCAATAACCGTCGGAAAGCAGAGAAGGAAGAGATGTTAGAAGCTGAGGTAGAAAAGCTCAAGGAACAGCTTGCACATGTCAGTGCAGAGAAGGCCGAAATAACCTCCAAATATGAAAAACTCACAGCAATTTGCAGGTCACAGAGACAAGAGATACAAGACCTTAAGCAAGCTCTAGCTGCAAGAACTCCATCACCGAGTAGGGAGCCCTCGAGAAACTTAGCTTCTTCTGGAAGCCAAACATCTTCCACTCCGCAG CAGAAAGAGAAGATTGAAGGAACAGTCTGGGAACTCCAACAGGGTTTCTTTGACCGAGGTTCTCCGAGTCCAGATACTCAACAGTGGCAAGCCTTCACTGATGATCCCAAGCCACAAACCATGCCAACAAACAATGCTTCTAGATCTGCTCAAACAAGGAATGGTCAGCAAAGTAATCAGGCTGCTGAACTATCTTCAGGTGCCAGTACTTGGGGGTTTGGAACTGATAGTTTTAAGGTGTCTGCTACCCCTAAGATAAATCTACCTGTTGGCGAATTCAATAATTCTCAGCGCTTTGGTGAATCAAAGAGCACAGAAAGTAAGTTGGAATCACAACCTGCTGGATGGGCTGGTTTCTAG